A stretch of Stenotrophomonas indicatrix DNA encodes these proteins:
- a CDS encoding glucokinase — MNVAAVSPAPSESARSGVPHSLVVADVGGTFARLALAETLPGQAPRLGSYRTYACADHPSLAAILADFTASLGQPMASAVVAIAGLLDGDTLINANLPWTVSLSATRRESGLPDLQLINDFEAVALAIPYLQADTLVPLNGDADPAKTFPALVLGPGTGLGAALRFADGERPVLASEIGHAALGAGNALELHVLGQLLQRWPHVDNERVLSGSGLMNLYPCLCELRGVAPQWTSTEALIAAARQGDDALAVETLQVFCAWLGSLAGDAAIAVGARSVYLAGGISTHVQDFLADGRFRERFLNKGVLTDVLRQVPVWRVEHGQLGVLGAAAWHAARTPAHD; from the coding sequence GTGAACGTTGCAGCAGTGTCCCCGGCGCCATCCGAGTCCGCCCGCAGCGGCGTCCCCCACAGCCTGGTCGTCGCCGATGTCGGCGGTACCTTCGCCCGTCTTGCGTTGGCTGAGACCCTGCCGGGGCAGGCGCCGCGGCTGGGCAGCTACCGCACCTACGCCTGCGCCGACCACCCCAGCCTGGCGGCGATCCTGGCCGATTTCACCGCCAGTCTCGGCCAGCCGATGGCCAGTGCGGTGGTCGCCATCGCCGGCCTGCTCGACGGCGATACCCTGATCAATGCCAATCTGCCGTGGACGGTGTCGCTGTCGGCGACGCGCCGCGAGTCGGGCCTGCCCGACCTGCAGCTGATCAATGATTTCGAAGCAGTGGCGCTGGCCATTCCCTACCTGCAGGCCGACACGCTGGTGCCGCTGAATGGCGATGCCGATCCGGCCAAGACCTTCCCGGCACTGGTGCTGGGGCCGGGCACCGGCCTGGGCGCCGCGTTGCGCTTCGCCGATGGCGAGCGCCCGGTGCTGGCCAGCGAGATCGGCCACGCTGCGTTGGGCGCCGGCAATGCGCTGGAACTGCATGTGCTGGGCCAGCTGCTGCAGCGCTGGCCGCATGTGGACAACGAACGCGTGCTGTCCGGCAGCGGCCTGATGAACCTGTATCCCTGCCTGTGCGAACTGCGCGGCGTGGCTCCGCAATGGACCAGCACCGAAGCGCTGATCGCGGCTGCGCGGCAAGGCGACGACGCGCTGGCAGTGGAAACCCTGCAGGTGTTCTGCGCCTGGCTGGGCAGCCTGGCCGGCGACGCGGCGATCGCCGTGGGCGCGCGCTCGGTGTACCTGGCCGGCGGCATTTCCACCCATGTGCAGGACTTCCTGGCCGACGGCCGTTTCCGTGAGCGCTTCCTCAACAAGGGGGTGCTGACCGACGTGCTGCGCCAGGTGCCGGTGTGGCGGGTCGAACATGGCCAGCTGGGTGTGCTCGGTGCCGCAGCCTGGCACGCAGCGCGGACCCCCGCGCACGATTGA
- a CDS encoding copper homeostasis protein CutC, which produces MSARLTLEIASNSVASALAAQAGGADRIELFDNLAEGGTTPSFASIAIARERLAIPLFVLVRPRPGDFHYDALETELMLRDIAQCRALGCEGVVIGALDAQGDIDLPLCRELLRAAGPLQVTFHRAFDAARDLPAALEQVIGLGCQRVLTSGGQASADAGADVLAALVAQAAGRISVMAGAGLGPGNIAAVARKTGCLELHASAKGQRRSSMQFQNPALRGLDPDWSQTDTATVNALRKALDG; this is translated from the coding sequence GTGAGCGCGCGCCTGACGCTGGAGATCGCCAGCAATTCGGTGGCTTCGGCGTTGGCCGCGCAGGCCGGTGGCGCAGATCGCATCGAACTGTTCGACAACCTTGCCGAAGGCGGTACCACGCCGTCGTTTGCCAGCATCGCCATCGCCCGCGAGCGCCTGGCAATTCCGTTGTTCGTGCTGGTGCGGCCGCGTCCAGGTGATTTCCACTACGACGCGCTGGAAACCGAGCTGATGCTGCGCGACATCGCCCAGTGCCGCGCGCTGGGCTGCGAGGGCGTGGTGATCGGTGCGCTGGATGCGCAGGGCGATATCGACCTGCCGCTGTGCCGCGAACTGCTGCGCGCGGCCGGCCCGTTGCAGGTGACCTTCCACCGTGCCTTCGATGCCGCGCGCGATCTGCCGGCGGCGCTGGAGCAGGTGATCGGGCTGGGCTGCCAGCGGGTGCTGACGTCCGGCGGCCAGGCCAGCGCCGACGCCGGTGCCGATGTACTGGCCGCGCTGGTCGCGCAGGCGGCCGGCAGGATCAGCGTCATGGCCGGCGCAGGGCTGGGCCCGGGCAACATCGCCGCCGTCGCGCGGAAGACCGGCTGTCTCGAACTGCATGCCTCGGCCAAGGGGCAACGACGTTCGTCCATGCAGTTCCAGAACCCGGCCCTGCGCGGGCTGGACCCGGACTGGAGCCAGACAGACACCGCCACGGTGAATGCGCTGCGGAAGGCGCTCGACGGCTGA
- a CDS encoding TonB-dependent receptor plug domain-containing protein, translated as MAQSVRNRRHLLSHALALALLPFAAGAQEAAPSPTKDLDAVTVTGSRIKRASVEGPAPVNVISAAQIQKEGFVTVYDALKTLTEATGTVEAASQWGSHTPNASGLNLRGMGPNRSLLLVNGRRVADYPLPYGGETNFSNYSNIPAAAVERIEVLTGGASAIYGSDAIAGVVNVILKTNYDGDEVRVRGGTSTEGGRDTWDLSWAGGKTGDNWSVTYALQYTKRDPLFGRDRPQMDDADDALYPSWNMEQRKVGFRPTAGLALIDPSNGQRLAPPDGTCEKFAGEYYTADRLVYNYNANTVSNTGRLCGMSADYANWLLTGGSENLSGNLYATFDFGNDLQAWSNLAVYRSEAIWGTNPPSVSLIDDANGYYWDANRNRPVLGVRQFTPNEVGGLDTLRNTNRELSWDISAGLRGRLADRFDWSATVGRSYYRVEERQNVVDEQKSYDFFLGPRLGTTGDGEAIYALNESRWWNPITPDQYWQMGTVAKNRASSYVNQASADITGELFQGWAGPISFAAVAEVAKQGYHLSPDPRAGIDFDLQNVDRGGGERTRYSAGVEFKIPLADSLIATAAARYDRYGSYKADGGGEALDIGSQKETTWNAGLEWRPFESLLVRGSYATSFHAPDMHYLLGQASSSEVLTYDRLRCIESGAYLVNNCGVGNTDVWYAFDVNRRGTPLLRSETGDSWTVGFVWDVLPNLSMSADYWAIKLEDMIVDVGADEVLASEAGCLTGKNMDGTPWANPAGEAYCAGILARVNRDSSGRLVSIERGPFNLASREVRGIDLSARYRLETAAWGSFQLGVNYTNQISTKEQRYANDPNPERRDRDLRSKLRASLAWQGGNWNANVYADRIGSVPGVRYHWGTDRLDNPGGCLPFADGYVPSDSPSLNCLEPATRPDGSANPNPNAGQQTARYYGRVGPFITWNFNVGYQVTEFMKVNLYVNNAFNATSWNHKDPYKVDYDFAPTRLLGAVGREFALEYVFTF; from the coding sequence ATGGCTCAGTCCGTCCGCAACCGCCGTCATCTGCTGTCCCACGCCCTCGCCCTGGCCCTGCTGCCGTTTGCCGCTGGCGCACAGGAAGCGGCCCCGTCGCCCACCAAGGATCTTGATGCGGTCACCGTCACCGGTTCGCGCATCAAGCGTGCCAGCGTCGAGGGCCCGGCCCCGGTCAACGTGATCAGCGCCGCACAGATCCAGAAGGAAGGCTTCGTCACCGTCTACGACGCACTGAAGACCCTGACCGAGGCGACCGGCACGGTCGAGGCGGCGTCGCAGTGGGGCTCGCACACCCCCAACGCGAGCGGCCTGAACCTGCGAGGCATGGGCCCCAACCGCAGCCTGCTGCTGGTCAATGGCCGTCGCGTGGCCGACTATCCGCTGCCCTATGGCGGCGAGACCAATTTCTCCAACTACAGCAACATTCCGGCGGCGGCGGTCGAACGCATCGAAGTGCTGACTGGCGGCGCTTCGGCGATCTACGGTTCAGACGCCATCGCCGGCGTGGTCAACGTCATCCTCAAGACCAACTACGACGGCGACGAAGTGCGCGTGCGCGGCGGCACCTCCACCGAAGGCGGGCGTGATACCTGGGATCTGTCCTGGGCGGGCGGCAAGACCGGCGACAACTGGAGCGTGACCTACGCCCTGCAGTACACCAAGCGCGATCCGCTGTTCGGCCGTGACCGGCCGCAGATGGACGACGCCGACGATGCGCTGTACCCGTCCTGGAACATGGAGCAGCGCAAGGTCGGCTTCCGTCCCACCGCTGGCCTGGCGTTGATCGACCCCAGCAACGGCCAGCGCCTGGCGCCGCCGGACGGCACCTGCGAGAAATTCGCTGGCGAGTACTACACCGCCGACCGCCTGGTCTACAACTACAACGCCAATACGGTGAGCAACACCGGCCGCCTCTGCGGCATGAGCGCCGACTACGCCAACTGGCTGTTGACGGGCGGCTCGGAGAACCTGTCGGGCAACCTGTATGCCACCTTCGATTTCGGCAACGATCTGCAGGCCTGGAGCAACCTGGCGGTATACCGTTCCGAAGCGATCTGGGGCACCAATCCGCCGAGCGTGTCGCTGATCGACGATGCCAACGGTTACTACTGGGATGCCAACCGCAATCGCCCGGTGCTCGGCGTGCGCCAGTTCACCCCGAACGAAGTCGGTGGCCTGGACACGCTGCGCAATACCAACCGCGAGTTGTCGTGGGATATCAGCGCAGGCCTGCGCGGGCGCCTGGCCGATCGCTTCGACTGGAGCGCCACGGTCGGCCGTTCCTACTACCGCGTCGAGGAGCGGCAGAACGTGGTCGACGAGCAGAAGTCGTACGACTTCTTCCTCGGCCCACGGCTGGGCACCACCGGCGATGGCGAGGCGATCTACGCCTTGAACGAGTCGCGCTGGTGGAACCCGATCACCCCGGACCAGTACTGGCAGATGGGCACGGTAGCGAAGAACCGGGCGTCGTCCTACGTCAACCAGGCCTCGGCCGACATCACCGGTGAACTGTTCCAGGGCTGGGCCGGGCCGATCTCGTTCGCCGCGGTGGCCGAAGTGGCCAAGCAGGGCTATCACCTCAGCCCGGACCCGCGCGCGGGCATCGATTTCGATCTGCAGAACGTCGATCGCGGCGGTGGCGAGCGTACCCGCTACTCGGCCGGTGTCGAATTCAAGATCCCGTTGGCCGACAGCCTGATCGCCACCGCGGCGGCACGCTACGACCGATACGGCAGCTACAAGGCCGACGGCGGCGGCGAAGCGCTGGATATCGGCAGCCAGAAGGAAACCACCTGGAACGCCGGCCTGGAATGGCGGCCGTTCGAGTCGCTGCTGGTGCGCGGTTCCTACGCGACCAGCTTCCACGCGCCGGACATGCACTACCTGCTGGGCCAGGCCAGCAGTTCCGAAGTGCTGACCTACGACCGCCTGCGCTGCATCGAGAGCGGCGCTTATCTGGTCAACAACTGCGGCGTGGGCAATACCGATGTCTGGTACGCGTTCGATGTGAACCGCCGGGGTACGCCGCTGCTGCGCTCGGAAACCGGCGATTCGTGGACGGTCGGTTTCGTGTGGGACGTGCTGCCGAACCTGTCGATGAGCGCTGACTACTGGGCGATCAAGCTGGAAGACATGATCGTCGACGTCGGTGCCGACGAAGTGCTGGCCAGCGAAGCTGGCTGCCTGACCGGCAAGAACATGGACGGCACGCCGTGGGCGAACCCGGCGGGTGAGGCTTACTGCGCTGGCATCCTGGCCCGGGTGAACCGTGACAGCAGCGGCCGGCTGGTGTCGATCGAGCGCGGGCCGTTCAACCTGGCCAGCCGCGAAGTGCGCGGCATCGACCTGAGCGCGCGCTACCGGCTGGAGACGGCCGCATGGGGCAGCTTCCAGCTGGGGGTGAACTACACCAACCAGATTTCGACGAAAGAACAGCGTTACGCCAACGATCCGAACCCTGAGCGTCGCGACCGTGACCTGCGCAGCAAGCTGCGCGCCAGCCTGGCGTGGCAGGGTGGCAACTGGAATGCGAACGTGTATGCCGACCGCATCGGCTCGGTGCCGGGCGTGCGCTACCACTGGGGCACCGACCGCCTGGACAACCCCGGTGGCTGCCTGCCGTTCGCCGATGGCTACGTGCCCAGCGACAGCCCGTCGCTGAACTGCCTGGAGCCTGCCACGCGCCCGGATGGATCGGCCAATCCGAACCCGAATGCGGGGCAGCAGACGGCGCGCTACTACGGGCGGGTGGGGCCGTTCATTACCTGGAACTTCAACGTCGGCTACCAGGTGACCGAGTTCATGAAGGTCAATCTGTACGTGAACAACGCTTTCAATGCGACCAGCTGGAACCACAAGGACCCGTACAAGGTCGACTACGATTTCGCCCCGACCCGCCTGCTGGGTGCGGTGGGACGCGAGTTCGCGCTGGAGTATGTGTTCACGTTCTGA
- the hisIE gene encoding bifunctional phosphoribosyl-AMP cyclohydrolase/phosphoribosyl-ATP diphosphatase HisIE, protein MSIDVRPSPQALETLYWDKGDGLLPAVVQDADTLQVLMLGYVSAESLAATLAIGHMTFFSRSKQRLWTKGEQSGNVLAVQSISVDCDADTLLVLARPAGPTCHTGAESCFDGAPKDFLGGLDQLVAVREALRPSGSYTTSLFEGGIRRIAQKVGEEGVETALAGVAQDDEALLGEASDLLYHLLVLLRARGLSLEDARDVLEKRHR, encoded by the coding sequence ATGTCTATTGATGTGCGGCCGTCGCCGCAGGCGCTGGAAACGCTGTACTGGGACAAGGGCGATGGGTTGCTGCCGGCCGTTGTGCAGGACGCCGACACCCTGCAGGTGCTGATGCTGGGCTACGTCAGCGCCGAGTCGCTGGCAGCGACGCTGGCCATCGGCCACATGACCTTCTTCAGCCGCAGCAAGCAGCGTCTTTGGACCAAGGGCGAGCAGTCCGGCAATGTGCTGGCGGTGCAGTCGATCAGCGTCGATTGCGATGCCGATACGCTGCTGGTGCTGGCGCGCCCGGCAGGCCCGACCTGCCACACCGGCGCGGAAAGCTGCTTCGACGGCGCACCGAAGGACTTCCTCGGTGGCCTGGACCAGCTGGTCGCCGTGCGTGAGGCGCTGCGCCCCTCCGGCAGCTATACGACGTCCCTGTTCGAAGGCGGCATCCGCCGCATCGCGCAGAAGGTGGGCGAGGAAGGCGTGGAGACGGCGCTGGCCGGGGTGGCGCAGGACGATGAGGCCTTGCTGGGCGAGGCGTCGGACCTGCTGTACCACCTGCTGGTGCTGCTGCGCGCGCGCGGGCTGTCGCTGGAAGATGCCCGCGACGTGCTGGAAAAGCGCCATCGTTAG
- a CDS encoding calcineurin-like phosphoesterase C-terminal domain-containing protein, with the protein MKLPAAWLCCLLLTSPAWAADTVVSGKVYLERDGKPGRGATDPGLAGVQVSNGETIVKTAADGSYSLPVRDGQTVFVIKPDAYSFPKAADGLPSFWRHYRPNGSPALKYGGIAATSDVARNWDFALQNDRHDSRRGFQMLVFTDSQTASLQDIGYYRQSIVAPLVGQTKARLGTTLGDIVNDDLTLYPAINKVTTELGVPWFHVPGNHDLDVDAANDAHSLDSWRNIYGPDTYAVEEGGASFVFLDDVVYDPNAKPRYVGGLREDQFAFLAAYLKGLHKDRLLVLGMHIPLFDAAPGRETFRHADRQRLFDLLKDFRNVLVLSGHSHTQQHVYHGKADGWQGARPLHEYNVGANCGAFWSGVKNAAGVPDSTMSDGTPKGYALLDVAGNGSYRLQYRVAGAAASEQIGLHAPKVLRKGAYPAWGIYANVYMGEDASVVEYRVDGGAWQPMKQVSQPDPRLLMENVADDLASTLRGYDRSPEATASPHLWRGALPTDLAVGSHKVEVRSTQPDGVVFTASTSYSLQTAQP; encoded by the coding sequence ATGAAACTGCCTGCCGCCTGGCTGTGCTGCCTGTTGCTGACCTCGCCGGCCTGGGCCGCCGATACCGTGGTCAGCGGCAAGGTCTATCTGGAGCGTGACGGCAAGCCGGGCCGCGGTGCGACCGACCCGGGCCTGGCCGGCGTGCAGGTGTCCAATGGCGAAACCATCGTCAAGACCGCCGCCGACGGCAGCTACAGCCTGCCGGTGCGTGACGGGCAGACGGTCTTCGTGATCAAGCCCGATGCCTATTCCTTCCCGAAGGCTGCCGACGGCCTGCCGTCGTTCTGGCGGCACTACCGGCCGAATGGTTCGCCGGCGCTGAAGTACGGTGGCATCGCCGCGACCAGTGACGTTGCCCGCAACTGGGACTTCGCCCTGCAGAACGACCGGCATGACAGCCGCCGTGGGTTCCAGATGCTGGTGTTCACCGACTCGCAGACCGCCAGCCTGCAGGACATCGGCTACTACCGGCAGTCCATCGTGGCGCCGCTGGTGGGCCAGACCAAGGCCCGCCTGGGCACCACGCTGGGTGACATCGTCAACGACGACCTGACCCTGTACCCGGCGATCAACAAGGTCACCACCGAACTCGGCGTGCCGTGGTTCCACGTACCCGGCAACCACGACCTGGATGTCGACGCGGCCAATGATGCGCATTCGCTGGACAGCTGGCGCAACATCTACGGCCCCGATACCTATGCAGTGGAAGAGGGGGGCGCCAGTTTCGTGTTCCTCGACGACGTGGTGTACGACCCCAACGCCAAGCCCAGGTATGTGGGTGGCCTGCGCGAGGATCAGTTCGCTTTCCTCGCTGCCTACCTGAAGGGCCTGCACAAGGACCGTCTGCTGGTGCTGGGCATGCACATCCCGCTGTTCGATGCGGCACCGGGGCGCGAGACCTTCCGCCATGCCGACCGCCAGCGCCTGTTCGACCTGCTGAAGGACTTCCGCAACGTGCTGGTGCTCAGTGGCCACAGCCACACCCAGCAGCACGTCTACCACGGCAAGGCTGACGGCTGGCAGGGCGCCAGGCCGCTGCACGAGTACAACGTCGGTGCCAACTGCGGTGCGTTCTGGTCGGGCGTGAAGAATGCCGCCGGCGTACCGGACAGCACCATGAGCGACGGCACGCCGAAGGGCTATGCGCTGCTGGACGTGGCCGGCAACGGCAGCTATCGCCTGCAGTACCGGGTGGCCGGTGCGGCCGCCAGCGAGCAGATCGGTCTGCATGCACCGAAGGTGCTGCGCAAGGGCGCGTACCCGGCGTGGGGCATCTATGCCAACGTGTACATGGGCGAGGACGCCAGCGTGGTCGAGTACCGCGTCGATGGCGGCGCCTGGCAGCCGATGAAGCAGGTCAGCCAGCCTGATCCGCGCCTGCTGATGGAGAACGTGGCCGACGACCTGGCTTCCACGCTGCGCGGCTACGACCGTTCGCCGGAAGCCACCGCCTCGCCGCACCTGTGGCGTGGCGCGTTGCCGACCGACCTGGCCGTGGGCAGCCACAAGGTCGAGGTGCGCTCCACCCAGCCCGATGGTGTGGTGTTCACCGCCAGCACCAGCTACAGCCTGCAGACCGCGCAGCCCTGA
- a CDS encoding heavy metal translocating P-type ATPase: MSTSSPTAVHETASTISLPIEGMTCASCVGRVEAALAKVEGVASVSVNLATERADIRSSGPVDRDALIQAVEKVGYEVPAATTELAVEGMTCASCVGRVERALLAVPGVSHASVNLATERATVRGVAGIDALVAAIDKVGYAARAIDGGTQVDEEAAEKKDAERVALKRDLILASVLAAPVFVLEMGSHLIPGMHHWVMSTIGMQASWYLQFVLTTLVLAIPGRRFYQKGFPALLRLAPDMNSLVAVGTAAAFGYSVVATFIPRLLPAGTVNVYYEAAAVIVALILLGRFLEVRAKGRTSEAIKRLVNLQAKVAHVSREGRIVDIPINEVLLGDLLEVRPGERVPVDGEVAEGRSYVDESMITGEPIPVEKSAGSSVVGGTVNQKGALTLRATAVGGQTMLAQIIRLVEQAQGSKLPIQAVVDKVTLWFVPAVMLAALATFLVWLIFGPSPALTFALVNAVAVLIIACPCAMGLATPTSIMVGTGRGAEMGVLFRKGEALQLLKDAKVVAVDKTGTLTEGRPLLTDLEIADDFDRAQVLARVAAVESRSEHPIARAIVEAATEEGIALPAMIDFESVTGMGVRASVDGARVEVGADRFMRSLGVDIGMFAALADRLGNEGKSPLYAAIDGRLAAIIAVSDPIKPSTPAAIAALHQLGLKVAMITGDNAATAQAIARQLGIDEVVAEVLPEGKVEAVRRLKAAYGQIAFVGDGINDAPALAEADVGLAIGTGTDVAVESADVVLMSGNLQGVPNAIALSKATIGNIRQNLFWAFAYNTALIPVAAGALYPVWGVLLSPVFAAGAMALSSVFVLGNALRLRRFQAPMVEASHAAQ, translated from the coding sequence ATGAGCACCTCCAGCCCCACAGCCGTCCACGAGACGGCTTCCACCATCAGCCTGCCGATCGAAGGCATGACCTGCGCCAGCTGTGTTGGCCGCGTTGAAGCGGCCCTGGCCAAGGTCGAGGGGGTCGCCAGCGTGTCGGTCAACCTGGCCACCGAGCGCGCAGACATCCGTTCCTCTGGTCCGGTCGACCGCGATGCGCTGATCCAGGCAGTAGAGAAGGTGGGCTACGAAGTACCCGCCGCGACCACCGAACTGGCCGTGGAAGGGATGACCTGCGCGTCCTGCGTCGGCCGCGTGGAGCGCGCGCTGTTGGCGGTGCCGGGCGTCAGCCACGCCAGCGTCAATCTGGCCACCGAGCGTGCGACCGTGCGCGGCGTTGCCGGCATCGATGCACTGGTGGCGGCGATCGACAAGGTTGGATATGCGGCACGCGCGATCGATGGCGGTACCCAGGTCGACGAGGAAGCGGCGGAAAAGAAGGATGCCGAGCGGGTGGCGCTGAAGCGCGACCTGATCCTGGCCAGCGTGCTGGCGGCCCCGGTGTTCGTATTGGAAATGGGCTCGCACCTGATCCCCGGCATGCACCATTGGGTGATGTCCACGATCGGCATGCAGGCCAGCTGGTACCTGCAGTTCGTGCTGACCACGCTGGTCCTGGCCATTCCCGGCCGGCGTTTCTACCAGAAGGGCTTCCCGGCGCTGCTGCGCCTGGCGCCCGACATGAACTCGCTGGTGGCGGTGGGTACCGCGGCGGCGTTCGGTTATTCGGTGGTGGCCACCTTCATCCCGCGCCTGCTGCCGGCGGGCACGGTGAATGTCTACTACGAAGCGGCGGCGGTGATCGTCGCGCTGATCCTGCTCGGCCGGTTCCTGGAGGTGCGCGCGAAAGGCCGCACCTCGGAGGCGATCAAGCGCCTGGTCAACCTGCAGGCCAAGGTGGCGCACGTCAGCCGCGAAGGGCGCATCGTCGATATCCCGATCAACGAGGTGCTGCTGGGCGACCTGCTGGAAGTGCGTCCGGGCGAGCGCGTGCCGGTGGATGGTGAGGTGGCCGAAGGTCGCAGCTACGTCGACGAATCGATGATCACCGGCGAGCCGATCCCGGTGGAGAAGTCGGCCGGCAGCAGCGTGGTCGGCGGCACCGTCAACCAGAAGGGTGCGCTGACCCTGCGTGCGACGGCGGTAGGTGGGCAGACCATGCTGGCGCAGATCATCCGTCTGGTTGAACAGGCACAGGGTTCCAAGCTGCCCATCCAGGCCGTGGTCGACAAGGTGACGCTGTGGTTCGTGCCGGCGGTGATGCTGGCGGCGTTGGCCACCTTCCTGGTGTGGCTGATCTTCGGGCCGTCGCCGGCGCTGACCTTCGCGTTGGTCAACGCGGTGGCCGTGCTGATCATCGCCTGCCCATGCGCGATGGGGCTGGCGACGCCGACCTCGATCATGGTCGGCACCGGCCGTGGTGCCGAGATGGGCGTGCTGTTCCGCAAGGGCGAGGCGCTGCAGCTGTTGAAGGACGCCAAGGTGGTGGCGGTGGACAAGACCGGTACCTTGACCGAAGGTCGCCCGCTGCTGACCGACCTGGAGATCGCCGACGACTTCGATCGTGCGCAGGTACTGGCGCGGGTGGCCGCGGTGGAGTCGCGCTCGGAGCATCCGATCGCCCGCGCCATTGTCGAGGCGGCGACGGAGGAGGGCATCGCGTTGCCGGCGATGATTGATTTCGAGTCGGTGACCGGCATGGGCGTGCGTGCCAGCGTCGACGGTGCGCGGGTGGAAGTGGGTGCTGATCGCTTCATGCGTTCGCTGGGCGTGGACATCGGCATGTTCGCTGCGCTGGCCGACCGCCTCGGCAACGAAGGAAAGTCGCCGCTGTATGCCGCCATCGATGGCCGCCTGGCGGCGATCATCGCCGTCTCCGATCCGATCAAGCCGAGTACGCCGGCCGCCATTGCCGCCCTGCACCAGCTGGGTCTGAAGGTGGCCATGATTACCGGTGACAACGCCGCCACCGCGCAGGCCATCGCCCGCCAGCTCGGCATCGATGAAGTGGTGGCCGAGGTGTTGCCCGAAGGCAAGGTGGAGGCGGTGCGCCGGTTGAAGGCGGCCTACGGGCAGATTGCGTTCGTCGGTGATGGCATCAACGATGCGCCTGCGCTGGCCGAAGCTGATGTGGGCCTGGCCATCGGCACCGGCACCGACGTCGCGGTGGAGTCGGCCGACGTGGTGCTGATGTCCGGCAACCTGCAGGGCGTGCCCAATGCCATCGCGCTGTCGAAGGCGACCATCGGCAACATCCGCCAGAACCTGTTCTGGGCCTTCGCCTACAACACCGCGTTGATTCCGGTCGCGGCGGGTGCGCTGTACCCGGTATGGGGCGTGCTGCTGTCGCCGGTGTTCGCCGCCGGTGCCATGGCCCTGTCCAGCGTGTTCGTGCTCGGCAATGCGCTGCGCCTGCGGCGCTTCCAGGCGCCGATGGTCGAGGCGTCCCATGCGGCCCAGTAA
- a CDS encoding N(4)-(beta-N-acetylglucosaminyl)-L-asparaginase: MVDRRQFLQVGALAAGVAALPAVKARTHGGAKVVSTWDFGVPANQAAWKVLAQSGSALDAVEAGARWAESELCNPTVGHCGNPDRDGVLSLDASIMDGDGRCGAVAALVDILHPVSVARRVMENSPHVLLVGEGAQQFAVQQGFQRQHLLTPKAEAAWREWLKTEKYAPQINAERRGLPGNSDNHDTIGMLALDAKGNLAGACTTSGMAWKLHGRVGDSPIIGAGLYVDNDVGAATASGVGEEMIRNAASFLVVELMRQGRSPAQACREAIDRVVRKRPEASRTLQVCFLAMNKQGEVGAYALHRGFVYAVCDAQRQDDLRDSPSIYTSTQA; the protein is encoded by the coding sequence ATGGTGGATCGCAGGCAGTTTTTGCAGGTCGGTGCACTGGCCGCAGGCGTGGCAGCGTTGCCGGCGGTGAAGGCGCGTACGCACGGTGGCGCCAAGGTGGTCTCGACCTGGGACTTCGGCGTGCCGGCCAACCAGGCCGCGTGGAAGGTACTGGCGCAGAGCGGCAGTGCGCTGGATGCGGTGGAAGCCGGTGCACGCTGGGCCGAAAGCGAGCTGTGCAATCCCACCGTCGGCCATTGTGGCAACCCGGACCGCGACGGCGTGCTGAGCCTGGACGCCAGCATCATGGATGGAGACGGCCGCTGTGGCGCGGTTGCTGCGCTGGTCGACATCCTGCACCCGGTGTCGGTGGCCCGCAGGGTGATGGAGAACAGCCCGCATGTGCTGCTGGTGGGCGAGGGCGCCCAGCAGTTCGCCGTGCAGCAGGGCTTCCAGCGCCAGCACCTGCTGACGCCGAAGGCCGAAGCGGCCTGGCGTGAGTGGCTGAAGACCGAAAAGTACGCGCCGCAGATCAATGCCGAGCGCCGCGGTCTTCCCGGCAACAGCGATAACCACGACACCATCGGCATGCTGGCACTGGACGCCAAGGGCAACCTGGCCGGTGCCTGCACCACCAGCGGCATGGCCTGGAAACTGCACGGCCGGGTCGGCGACAGCCCGATCATCGGCGCCGGCCTTTACGTGGACAACGACGTGGGCGCGGCCACCGCCTCGGGTGTGGGCGAAGAAATGATCCGCAACGCGGCCTCGTTCCTGGTGGTCGAGCTGATGCGCCAGGGCCGTTCGCCGGCACAGGCCTGCCGCGAAGCGATCGACCGGGTGGTACGCAAGCGCCCCGAGGCCAGCCGCACACTGCAGGTCTGCTTCCTTGCCATGAACAAGCAGGGCGAGGTGGGTGCCTATGCGTTGCATCGCGGCTTCGTCTACGCGGTGTGCGATGCGCAGCGCCAGGACGACCTGCGCGACTCACCGTCGATCTATACGAGCACGCAGGCGTGA